The sequence CCGATGGTCGGGACATTTTATTCAAGGTCAAGACCTGAGGCGGCCCCTTTTGTGGAGAAGGGGGATGTGGTTGAGCCGGGTCAGACGCTCTGCATCGTTGAGGCGATGAAACTGATGAATGAGATTCAGGCAGAGAAGAAGTGCCGGATTATTGACATTCTGGTAAAGGATGGCGAGTCGGTTGAATACGGGCAGCCTTTGATGGTTGTTGAGCCGCTGTAGATGAGGTTTGGGGTCAGTGAGAAGAAGGAGGCGGAGTTAACCGCCCGAATGGCAAGGTTGGGAATCTTAGAAAAGGATTTGGTTGAACGGTTCATCCGCTCCTCTGGTCCGGGCGGGCAGAATGTGAACAAGGTTGAGACCGGTGTCTATCTCAAACATATCCCTACCGGAGTTGAGGTCAAGGTTACCAAGGAAAGGTCACAGGCGCTGAATCGGTTTTTAGCAAGGCGGTTGCTTGCCGAGAAAATTGAGGCGCAGATATTAAAGATTAAGACCGAGAGGGAAAGGGAGATTCTAAAAATCAGGCGCCAGAAAAGAAAGCGTTCCAAAAGGGCAAAGGAGAAGGTTTTGCAACTCAAGCGCCTGATTGGCGAGAAAAAGGAGTTGCGCAAGCCGCCTGAGGAGTAGTTCCTAAAGGCTAAGTATACATAAAAGTATACTAAATTCAATGGGGTGAAATTGAGTTAATTCTCGCAGTTTCGTAACTTAGCAAAATGACAATTTTTGTGGGGGTATAATCCCCCTAACAATTTTGGACCCTGAGGCTGAAGACGGGTGTCTAAAAAGAGGTGTCTTGGTCAGCAATCTTTGGTCATCGGTCTTAAGAAATTTTATAAGAATGGGAGGGATGATGGACATTTTATTGACCTGTGGAAAAGGGAGGATATAATTTTGTTTGCAGAGTGGCGATGATTTTAAAAAGGAGAAAAGATGAAGGTTAAGTCGTTTTTTGCTGCCCTTGCCCTGCTCGTGATTTTCTTCACCGGTATTGAGGCAAGGCAGATGATTGTCCGGGTTGAGGTGAAGGACTATCCAACCCTTTATCAGCACATCCCTTTTAAGGGAACATCTATTGAGATTTGTGGCGCGCAACCCGGTAAAAGTTA is a genomic window of candidate division WOR-3 bacterium containing:
- a CDS encoding peptide chain release factor-like protein yields the protein MRFGVSEKKEAELTARMARLGILEKDLVERFIRSSGPGGQNVNKVETGVYLKHIPTGVEVKVTKERSQALNRFLARRLLAEKIEAQILKIKTEREREILKIRRQKRKRSKRAKEKVLQLKRLIGEKKELRKPPEE